TGTCGTGGCCGTCGGCCTTGAGAGCTCCGACCAATTCGGCTAGCAGCGCATAGGCGTCGTCGAAGGGCTGCAGGTCGGTGATCTGGCTGCCGATGTGCGTGTCGACGCCCGATACCTTGATCCCAGGCAGTTTTGCAGCACGCGCGTAGACCTGGCGGGCCTTCTGCAGCGGGATGCCGAACTTGTTCTCGGCCTTGCCCGTGGAGATCTTCTTGTGAGTCTTGGCATCCACGTCGGGATTGATGCGCAGCGAGACCGAGGCTGTCTTGCCGAGTGCGGCTGCGCGCGCCGAGAGAAGTTCGAGTTCCGGCTCCGATTCCACGTTGAAGCACAAGATGTCGGCGTTCAGCGCAAAATCCATCTCGCGGGCGGTCTTGCCGACGCCCGAGAAGACGATCTTCTTCGGCGGAACGCCGGCGGCCAGCGCCCTCCGCAACTCGCCTTCCGAAACCACGTCGGCGCCTGCGCCGAGCTTCGCCAGCGTCCTGATGACGGCCTGGTTGGAGTTGGCCTTCAGCGCGTAGCAGACCAGGATGTCGGCGTTCTCGAAGGCCCTGCTGAAGACGCCGAAATGGCGTGTGAGCGTGGCCGTCGAATAGCAATAGAACGGTGTCCCGACCGCGGCGGCGATCTCCGGGACGGGCACATCTTCGGCGTACAGCACGCCATCGCGGTATTCGAAGTGGTTCATGGCATTCGGAGGTCTGAAAGATACGGAAGTCCGTTCGGCCTGGGCCGGGCGGCAGTGCTAGTCGATCAGCCTGTCGAGGATGAACGGTTTGTCGGCGACCGGTTTTTCCGGCGCTGGCGGCACGGGCTGCCCGGCCTTTTCGGCCTCACGCCGCGCCTCCAGCTGCGCCTCGTAGGGCGTGATCAGGTCTGACTTGCGGCCGCAGGCGGCAAGCCCGAACGCGGCGATGAGAACAGCGGATAGAACGAAGCGCGAAGCGGTCATGCCAAGGGAGTCCCGTCGGAAGATGTGACGCTCTTAGCCGAGATCGGGAAAGAATGCATCATCGCTCGGACGCCGGTCGTGCGACATCCGCACCTTCTTGCGGCGGACGTGGACCGCGCGGCATCCGTTGATAAGGTGGTTCCCGGCATATCGGAGGGCTTTTAGATGACTGCGACAGGGTCGATCGAGGCGATCACGACCGCGCTTCGGGACGAGGCGGGCATCAGGGCCCTCTTCCTGAGCGGCAGTCGCGGATACGCGCTGGATGATGCCTACAGCGACATCGACTTCCTGGCGGTTGCCGTCGACGGGCCGACAGACCGCTTTTCGGCGCTTTGGCGCGATGCAGTGGGCCGGACCGGCGAGATCGTCCTCTGGTGGGATAGGCAGGTGAAGCCCATGCTGATCAACGCCATCACCGATGCTTGGGTGCGCGTCGACGTCCTTATCGTGAAACCGGACCAGGTGGCCGGGCACGCGCGCGACGGGCTCAGGGTGCTGTTCGACCGCGACGGCATCTTCGACCGGCTGCCCGCATCGCTGGGCCCGGCTGTTCCCAACCCGCCCCGCCTGAAATGGCAAATCGAGGAGTTTGTCCGGATCGTCGGCCTGCTGCCGCTGGCGATGGGCAGGCAGGAATACCTGAACTCGGTCACCGGCGCCTTTTACCTGCGCAACTTGCTGATCGACCTTTTTATCGAGGAAACTGGCGCGCCGAACAGGGGCGGTGCGCTCCATCTCAACCGGCTGATCACGGAGGAGCAGAAGGAGCTGCTGCGTGCGCTGCCGCCCTTCCTCCCGACGCGCGACGCCATGCTGGCGGCCTACCTTGAACATGCGGCCATCTACCTGCCGCGGGCCCGCAGGCTGGCGACGAAACTCGGCGTGGAGTGGCCTGAGCGGTTCGAAGCGGCA
This portion of the Mesorhizobium shangrilense genome encodes:
- a CDS encoding lipoprotein produces the protein MTASRFVLSAVLIAAFGLAACGRKSDLITPYEAQLEARREAEKAGQPVPPAPEKPVADKPFILDRLID
- the lysA gene encoding diaminopimelate decarboxylase — protein: MNHFEYRDGVLYAEDVPVPEIAAAVGTPFYCYSTATLTRHFGVFSRAFENADILVCYALKANSNQAVIRTLAKLGAGADVVSEGELRRALAAGVPPKKIVFSGVGKTAREMDFALNADILCFNVESEPELELLSARAAALGKTASVSLRINPDVDAKTHKKISTGKAENKFGIPLQKARQVYARAAKLPGIKVSGVDTHIGSQITDLQPFDDAYALLAELVGALKADGHDIRHIDLGGGLGIPYRTDNNPPPLPDAYAAIARKHVANLGMKVIFEPGRMIVGNAGILVSEVIYVKEGEAKNFVIVDAAMNDLIRPTLYDAFHEIRPVVQAAPDAPRMTADIVGPVCETGDYLGQDRDLPRMKPGDLIAVGTAGAYGAVQAGTYNTRLLIPEVLVDGDRFHVIRPRGTYEDLIGLDSLPDWLA